A window of the Nyctibius grandis isolate bNycGra1 chromosome 34 unlocalized genomic scaffold, bNycGra1.pri SUPER_34_unloc_1, whole genome shotgun sequence genome harbors these coding sequences:
- the LOC137677009 gene encoding olfactory receptor 14J1-like → MYFFLLNLSLLDLSSIATTLPKAMANSLWDTRDISYAGCAVQLFFFLFFISTEYFLLTVMAYDRYVAICKPLHYGTLMSSRACVHMAAAAWASAFLNTVLHTANTFSLPFCQGNALDQFFCEIPHILKLSCSHSYLREIGLLVVSGCLALMCFAFIVLSYVQIFRAVLRIPSQQGRHKAFSTCLPHLAVVSLFVSTAMFAHLKPPSISSPSLDLAVAVLYSVVPPAVNPLIYSMRNQVLKDALKKQIQSVVSQQQ, encoded by the coding sequence atgtacttcttcctcctcaacctctccctcctcGACCTGAGCTCCATCGCCACCACTCTCCCCAAAGCCATGGCCAATTCCCTCTGGGACACGAGAGACATCTCCTATGCAGGATGTGCTgtccagctctttttttttctcttcttcatctcaacagagtattttcttctcaccgtcatggcctatgaccgctacgttgccatctgcaaacccctgcactacgGGACCCTGatgagcagcagagcttgtgtccacatggcagcagctgcctgggccagTGCGTTCCTGAATACTGTGCTGCACAcggccaatacattttcactacccTTCTGCCAGGGCAATGCCctggaccagttcttctgtgaaatcccccacatcctcaagctctcctgctcacactcCTACCTCAGGGAGATTGGGCTTCTTGTGGTTAGTGGCTGCTTAGctttaatgtgttttgctttcattgtgctgtcctatgtgcagatcttcagggctgtgctgaggatcccctctcagcagggacggcacaaagccttttccacgtgcctccctcacctggctgTGGTCTCCCTCTTTGTCAGCACCGCCATGTTTGCTCACCTGAAGcccccctccatctcctccccatcGCTGGATCTGGCGGTGGCAGTTCTGTACTCggtggtgcctccagcagtgaaccccctcatctacagcatgaggaaccagGTGCTCAAGGACGCACTGAAGAAGCAGATTCAGTCAGTTGTCTCTCAGCAGCAATAA